A stretch of Malus sylvestris chromosome 11, drMalSylv7.2, whole genome shotgun sequence DNA encodes these proteins:
- the LOC126590864 gene encoding uncharacterized protein LOC126590864 isoform X1 has product MASSAMKGRAWTRKEDEAFCKAYRWISEDSVRGISQTSEGVWTRVSKKYLEFYEGTIPPNTRNHESCSSRWKKHLHPSLNKWHQALLAAASRHESGANYYDEVRQAEELYMEGSSKPFQFHGC; this is encoded by the exons atggcctcatctgcaatgaaaggtagggcttggacccgaaaagaagatgaagctttttgcaaggcttatagatggatctcagaagatagtgtgagggggatttctcaaacaagtgaag gtgtttggactcgtgtgtccaaaaaatacttagagttctacgaaggcaccattccaccgaatacccgaaaccacgaaagttgttcttcaagatggaagaaacatcttcatccaagtttgaataaatggcatcaagcactattagcagcagcaagtagacatgaaagcggcgccaattactatgacgaa gtacgccaagcggaggaattgtatatggagggcagctcaaaaccctttcagtttcacgGTTGTTAG
- the LOC126590864 gene encoding uncharacterized protein LOC126590864 isoform X2: MASSAMKGRAWTRKEDEALCKAYRWISEDSVRGISQTSKGVWTRVSKKYLEFYEGTIPPNTRNHESCSSRWKKHLHPSLNKWHQALLAAASRHESGANYYDEVRQAEELYMEGSSKPFQFHGC; this comes from the exons atggcctcatctgcaatgaaag gtagggcttggactcgaaaagaagatgaagctctttgcaaggcttatagatggatctcagaagatagtgtgagggggatttctcaaacaagtaaaggtgtttggactcgtgtgtccaaaaaatacttagagttctacgaaggcaccattccaccgaatacccgaaaccacgaaagttgttcttcaagatggaagaaacatcttcatccaagtttgaataaatggcatcaagcactattagcagcagcaagtagacatgaaagcggcgccaattactatgacgaa gtacgccaagcggaggaattgtatatggagggcagctcaaaaccctttcagtttcacgGTTGTTAG
- the LOC126590757 gene encoding transcription factor ILR3-like has product MASPENTNWLFDYGLIDDTPVLDGNFAWPVQPIAGSSSASVELDGSLGDAEGLKESGSKKRVRTESCSGTSSKACREKLRRDRLNDKFVELGSILEPGRPPKTDKAAILVDAVRMVNQLRGEAQKLKDTNSGLQEKIKELKAEKNELRDEKQRLKSEKEKLEQQLKSMNIQPGFLPPPPAIPAAFAAQGQARGNKMVPFIGYPGVAMWQFMPPAAVDTSQDHVLRPPVA; this is encoded by the exons ATGGCCTCCCCGGAAAACACCAATTGGCTCTTCGATTACGGGCTCATTGACGATACCCCTGTCCTGGATGGGAACTTCGCTTGGCCAGTTCAGCCCATCGCCGGTTCATCCAGTGCCAG TGTTGAACTTGATGGGTCATTGGGGGATGCAGAGGGACTTAAGGAATCTGGCTCGAAAAAGAG GGTCAGAACTGAATCATGCAGTGGAACAAGCTCCAAGGCATGCAGGGAGAAGTTGCGAAGGGATAGGCTAAATGACAA GTTTGTGGAATTGGGCTCTATTTTGGAGCCTGGAAGGCCCCCCAAGAcggacaaggctgctattttgGTTGATGCTGTACGAATGGTGAATCAATTACGTGGTGAAGCCCAAAAGTTGAAGGACACAAATTCAGGCCTCCAGGAGAAGATCAAGGAATTGAAG GCAGAGAAGAATGAACTTCGCGATGAGAAGCAGAGGCTGAAATCGGAGAAAGAGAAGTTGGAACAGCAACTTAAATCCATGAATATTCAGCCCGGCTTTTTACCTCCCCCTCCTGCAATTCCTGCTGCATTTGCTGCTCAAGGCCAAGCTCGTGGAAACAAGATGGTGCCTTTCATTGGCTACCCTGGGGTCGCCATGTGGCAGTTCATGCCACCTGCCGCGGTGGATACTTCGCAGGATCATGTACTCCGCCCACCGGTTGCTTAA